Sequence from the Eurosta solidaginis isolate ZX-2024a chromosome X, ASM4086904v1, whole genome shotgun sequence genome:
ttatatttttctgtttttgttataagacctaatttatgtaatttttctgcTAATTGGTTGTTTTTGGTCTGTAATCTTAGTGTCGGATCTTGGCGTAAAATTCGATATACTGACATATCATTCAATATGTTGTCCATTCTTAACCTATAATCTGTTTTCTCCATAGCTACGGTCACGTTTCCCTTGTCTacatttaaaattacaatttctttatttttgttcagAAATTTTCGCGTTCGCTTCACTGTATCTTTGATGGCCATATATGTTTTTTCACCTCTTCGCTTTGTCAACGACTCTTTGATAAGCAATAATATTTTCGTTCTCGCGGATTCCTGCTCTTCTTTGTTCTCTACTCTCTGTACCAATTCCTCACCATCCGCAATGCATTTAAAAAGCgggaatttttcttttgttattggtAAACCAAACTTTGGTCCTTTTGCTAGCAGCGCCTCTACATCAGGTGTGAATTctgtatttgttttgtttaccaaccaatgtttgttgttgttggttccTAATATTTGTGCATTTCTCTCGTCTCGcagtttttcaaactttaatttttgtgtgttttacattttgcagcttttttacgtGTAAGCCGCTGTTCGCTTTCAAATAAAGCTGTAACGTCATCCTTTACCATATATTGGCTTAGCTTCTCCTTTGTATACATAATTCGTTTTTCCTTTTCCTCTAGAATctgatgtttatattttattagtgTGCTTAGTATTTTACTGTGAAATAAGTGTACATGTCTGCCCAGTGTGTGTTTGGTATGTTTCGGTATATAGTTATCGACGGTAAATatgtacactcagaaaaaacttcaatgaaacggcacttaagaaattttttcctcttcgcgtggccaaaatttcttcaaaatgaggaaaaagtcctcaattttaagaatttttccttattttcaagAAATTTGGCCATAcgaatgaggaaaaaatttcttaagtgccatttcattcccatttttcttcaatcgggagacatttttttctgagtgtagtcAAGTTTGGTCGTATTTTGAATAAACTTAGGCATCATTTTGGATTTTCTGCACTGTAATAAAAACACAATACTAGACCGTAGCTTGGCTATCTGTAGGGATTGTGTGTTAAACCCGTTAATGCGATTTCTTATTGTGTTGTTGTAGTTGCTCTTGAGCTTGGCGTAAACCATCTTCGTTGAGTGTCTGCCCTTTTCAAggatatgaaaagtaaattagaaacgatggagaaaaacagtattgtatacaagataccaTACGCAGGAGACAGAAATAACATTTGTAcgaaagaatatgttggcacaacgaaaaataagttaaaaacaagaatagcagggcacCGATCCGACAACAAATGTTTACAGTCAAGCAATGCACATAAAACAggacttgcggcccactgtgcggagagcggacataaaccagactttgacgctgtgagcaAAATACAGCAAaaacagcattacaacaaacgatttactttggagatgctccacataatagacacggacgagaacaaaagattgaactacaaAGAAAGATTCTTaaatgtgtgcacacatctaccgccacttacttgactcgcgaaaatcagttcaaAACAGCATCTCGAACTGATTAGACGCTGCCCACCTAATATCTGAACTCATGTACGTATGTGTGCAGTAATactaatatgtttatacatacatatatatatatttgcttgTGATAAATTGTGttaaataaagtgtttatttatttatttattattgtagtctcCGATGACGATCTCCTTTGGAGATCGAAATattttggaacaaaaacaacaacaacttgtttaatctattgacctagagccagtttgaagaaatatttgctaaatttaaaggtcgccaaaaatcaaaatttgttaaaaaataaaataataataaattaactacaatagaaataaaaataaaattgtgtatATAACGAAAGCTTTCGTACATTCTATGAAATCTTTCGTAGTTTGAGCAACGACAGACTTTGTAGAATGTACGAAAGTGCTTTCGTACATATTACGAAATAATGAGACATCAAGCACCggctaagcaacatcaaaacttaaaaaaaaattctaagcagggccgcccctcggcagtggtcaTGGCGTGATGTACTCCCGAGGATATTTACGCCGAGCTTCTTCTCCGCATTTCATCGTGCTTATTTTaataacatatgtacatgttttattctgactccgaacggcactgCTAAGCATGTGAATTTCCACTGAGAAGTTTCTCATTTAGAaaaacggtttctaaagtattttgatgtcacttctaccgcgATTTGAACCCAGGTCGTTTTCATGGTAAGACGAGGACTAAGGTTGCGTAAATCAGCGTGGTGTTGAGTTATTGAGTTGATACCGAGCCCGGTGTCACTGCAGTTTACACACTGTTTCGTAATACCATGGCGCAATGACGCCAATAACACCAGGCGACTACAGGCTCCTCTTCGACAAAACATTAATTGTCAACACTTCAACTCAGTGCCGCTAGTAATGCCAGTAAATCCCTGTGTTATTCTCCGCTGGGTGACGCCACTTTTAGTAGTAGTACTATAATCGGCCGAAatctgtaattcggtaatcggAAGTTGCTGGTAGTCATGCGATGCCATCTACCACTGGCAATAACATAATGAGCGGGCGACATCCGTATCGAGAGTTGTTGGTAGTCAACACTTCCACTCAATGCCGTCAGTAACGCCAATAACACTTATGTTACACTGCGCGGGGTGATACCCTGCCAACACACTACTGAGCAGCGCCAAAAATAGACTTGGCGCTATTACGCTAGCACAATGAAGTGATTCCGTCCTTGGCGTTGCCTTCATGGTGTCAACGCCTAAAAAAAGCGCCAAAGCCCAGCCTTAGCGAGGACGTTACCTTCATGCAACGGTGGCCGAATGAAATAGGTACTATAAAGTAATATTCATCGAGGCAATCCATTCTTCAAAAGTATTTCGTAATATATAAGAATTTTTTCGTTTATTGTACGAAAGTAAAAACATCTTGCTGCTttgtaatatttaataaaatatttcgcaaaatttacgaaaattttcgTAACCTGTACGAATACAAAATTATAGATTTCGTATACTTCAAACCCATTGGTAAATACTGCGAAAGCTTTCGTACAATGTACGATATTTTTCGTAGGACAATTTTTAAAGTAATCTACGAATGCATTTCGTGAAATAACCGAAATATTTGGCGTATTGCGCGAAAGAAATGTCCTACGAAAGACCTTTCGTAATAGGTATTTACGAATGGCTTCTTAAAATCTTGCTTCATAAATGTCTTACTAAAGGCTTATCGTAATATGTACGAAAGATAAGACTACGAAAGTCTTTCGTCGCACTTTTACGAAATTTTACTTTCAGTTTATAttcttaaaaattaataaattaccTGTTCTGGGATCTCGCTGTTTAATATTTATGCAATATCCCTCTTGTCGCTTCCAAAAAATTAGTGGATATTGGAGAGCATCATATGAACGGTGGGTATCACTAATAAACTGAAGATTATTATTTCTTCTTCGAATCACGATTTGTCTCCAATTACACATGCGTTTAATCTACGTATATGCTCTCCAGCTGGTGTTCTATCAGGATTGATAACAATGGCGTGATTGTCACTTTCTAGCTTAGGCATGTGTGATTTAAACAGTTTCAACAATTCATTGTGCTAACTTAATAGAGTGTCCAGCTCGGTGGCAATGTGCCTGGCAAAAGATGAAGTTAGGTTATTGTTTTCACAACGTGCATCCACGCGATTGGCGAGTGCGCGTGCGAAATCTTCGCCACCCATaaattaaatttgtaaaaatttatgaGGTTCGTTTGGTATTTGCAGCAAAGAGCCCACTTTATGATAAACTTGGCCTTTGATTATAAACGTTGAATTAAAATGTTGACCGTTTGCAGAAATATTCTGAATTATTTCTGTAGCTCCAAATGATGTCATTTGGAAACATGCATTAAATGTACGAATTAACTTCAAGAACAGGCTAGAATCTGGACCTGTACCAATGAGTAGGCCATGCAATAGTTCGGGAGTTTCAATTTCCATTAGTTGATCTTTTCCCGGCTggctcatttttaaatttaaatgcatGACAATGCTGGCATTCCTTGTCCAAAGTACCAGCAGCCACTTTGGAATGAACGTAGTATTCTACATCAGGCTCATATTTGATTGCTAGTCGAAGAAATGAATTTGATGTAAATGATCGATGaatttgttggtgttgttggtcATTTGCTCTACGTCTGTCGAATACGAATCTGCGCGTTTCTCTCCGTTCATTGTTCATTTCGTTAATCTCGTCTTTCTTGTGATTGTGATGCAGGTAACTGCGCCATGCTTGTACGCGCATCTGTATGTTTCGTTGGACTTGTTCCTTGATCTTTGTGATCTCCTATTTTCCTGGCCTCCATATTGAATTGTTCGACGACTCAAATTGTTCCCTCAAATGCGTCTTGCAGGCATTGTTGACTGAACATAAAACACAATCATAAATCAAGTTAAAATACTTATTTGTGAAAAACTGTTACTCAATACTGTATTTGCTTTCGTTTGCTCACGATTTGACTTACCTTTCACAATAATAAAACACTAATATTTATTAAACACGTAAACGTTTgtttttttgatataattttttttaatcaagaaTTACTGCACTGCAAATTAAGGATAAATTCACGATAACAGCAAACTATAGTTGCACAGAAAAATTGATAATACATATAACATTCACTATTCCGTATTACAACGCGTTCAGAtttcaaataatatttaattcaaactGAATGTTCACAATTTTCTATTTAGCCTTTagtttttacttacttacttacttaattggcgcttaaccgtctaaacggttatggccgtccaacaaggcgcaccagtcgctccttcgctccgccaaccggtgccaattggtcacacaaagggagtttaaatcgttttccacctggtctttccaaaggagtgggggccgccctctacctctgcttccataggcaggttccgatagaaacaccttcttggcgggagcatcatctttcattcgcataacatggcctagccagcgcagcagctgcgttttaattcgctggtccatgttgatgtctgcgtctGCCTTTAGTTTTTACGCTCACTTTATCCTGCCTATAAGTGAATTTTCGTTAGCTAAAGTTCTTTTTAAATTACCGGTGTGCATAAATTTACCGTTTGCCTTTTAACGCCtgatttttcagtagttggttaagctaagcttaaacaaaGCTTGCTTATACTCTAGtcaagtttaaactccagttaaactactgagcagtttttcagtcacagtttaaggtctCCTTTGGGGTTGGCTTTTTTATGTgacaacattgtttttttttattatctagataatttgtagatatgggcaaaattctccagcgaaatatatatctaggttcgaaggtgatatccaacatcattatataattatttttaaaccagatagttctcgagttgatatccaacttctttctccaatcactaccaacttttgagaaattttgtaaaattaagagcTTTCGAGTtaatctccaacgtcattaatatttattttattattttattaattactaacagacccggcagacattgttcttccttaaattttgcatacattttaataagatttttcccgCTAACTCTGCCCCAcaacccctcccccccccccccccccacaaatAGATTGTTCTTAATCCTTGTATTTACTCCTCCTCCATCCTTTTCGCTTCTTCTACcgctatcttcgtctcactctgtctctttatcagtctcctcgtccctcttttctcttctctcaagttcctCTCATACTTCTTCATCCTtcttgccagtcccagagggtggtatgtattttgtccagtcccattctgagtctcagtcccactccgagtctcagtctcagtcctagtcccaatcccagtcccagtccgtctctggtctacttcccggaaaaaaagcatcgtaaatactaatgtaggtaaatttatacaccaaatttcagacaaatcgaataggacgtatgtaaataggtatgtgggtactattaattcatgtttttatttcagcttcgcatgcatatttatcagttttgccaggttgatgagactaaatcgaatatcacaatgagattactttaaagctctcgccaacagctttcatttgatatccatattacacacattctaggggtatacgggtccacgttttggcctatatatcgagacactAGTCACACAGTGGTATaaaaatactctgtactaaagcacacatcaacagcttcaatttgatatccataatgtaaaaacatatcctagtgtttccctgatccatgttttggcctatatctggagatcctagtcacaaataggtatgaaaattaccctgtactaaagcactcatcaacagcttacatttgttatccatattgtataaaaacattctaggagTACAAAACAGCTTttatttcatatccatattgtataaacactgtctaggggtacacgggcccacgttttggcctatatctcgagaccctagtcacccaagggtatgaaaattaccctctactaaagcactcatcaacagctttcatttgttatccatactgtataaacacattttaggggtacccaggcccacgttttggcctatatctcgagatcctagtcacacaggggtacgaaaaatactccgtatcaaagtactcataaacagcttccatctgatacccatattgtacaaacacatcccaggattacccaggtcaatattttgatctcaagaccctaaccagaacgggataaaaagtatcctatgttcATTTCCTATTTCTatgctacctctccaccaatttttagccaaatcggttcatccgttcttgagttataaatagtgtaactaacaacgctttcttttatatatatagattatccaacttacgagagattttgagaaatgtacagttctcaaatgaatattcaacacatttctcgagttgatatcctacactggacatcgagttgaggtggagttgaaaaaaatctccaatatggtaccaccaaaaccaacagctgttcattgtgagaaataaacacttgGTTGTTAGCAGTCATGAAgcgtaattagttaaaaattagttacacaaattttattttattttcgtgaaaatactgaagtatagaatcttacatttgagtctaGTTAGAGAGCCACAatttgggaattaaatttttttaacttaagttatatcattttttgctttataaaaaattccctcttttgtgAATATGCTATGATTCTCTAGTTCGGCCCCTGTTTCGAcacaacttttgagattttagaagtatgcctagttatgtGCATGagttctaatggtactcaagcctaaACGCTTgctgggtatattcgacgccatttcgaacgaaccatggttcaactatatacaggttggctcatctgtaaagcaacaaaatatgtctgttcaaattgtcaaaatctgggtattggtgttggtgcgaatggtaaggaatggaaacataaaacttagcagtttttgtatgtgtaagtaaaatgttgccaatgtgttggtttcatttcgagattgccatctccttttgacaatcccttcgaccatgcaatgacataaataaaatcagctgatgagatgagccaacctgtacataattgaaccatggaacgaacgcaaataactgataggttaactagagtttaaccctgccagatcggtcgCTTAAGCTAAGCTTAgacttcagttaaagtatactagaaaactgcagaataagtttaaacgtagtttaactgacaaactgagttgaacttgtactgaaaaagcGGGCGTAAAAGTAGTACACTTTTAATATCAAAGTTGTACAGTTTTAATGTGACGCTGCCGTAGGTTCATCAAAAGCAAAATTTAACTTACAGGGTAGATGAGAAAATTTAAATCGTTAAAGGTAACTTTAAAGTGAGGAATTAAGTGAATTATTGGATTGATGAGAAAATGGCCCTTCAAGTAGCAAATAACAAACTGTATATTTGAGCACTACAGTCATCACAAAATAAAAGTAGTAATCCTAACAacaaaatttatgtatatataaactcTCGGCAgtgttggcaagcgctccgagtatatttcggccatgaaaagctctcagtgaaaactcatctgccttgcagatgccgttcggagtcagcataaaacgtgtaggtcccggccggctaatttgtagggaaaatcaagaggagcacaacgcaaattggaagataagctcggcctaaaatctcttcggaggttatcgcgcctaacatttattttatttatataaactcTTACTGTTCGTCTTCCACTTTCTCTTCCTCTCCGCCTTCGCCTTTCTCTTTCTCTTCGTCTCTTCATGACGCTGACGTAAGTTCATCAAAAGCAAAATTTAATTTACAGGGCAGATGAGAAAACGACAAtcgttaaagttaactttaaagtgAGGAATAATTTCTCTGCCCGGTAAATTAAGTGAACTTTATTGTATTGATGAGAAAACGGCTCTTAAAGTAGCAAATAACAAACTGTAGATTTGCACACTGCAGTCATCACAAAATAAATCAAGTTAAAATACTTATTTGTGAAAAccttagcaaaaaaaattaagtttatatATAACCTCTTACCGTTCGTCTTCCTCTTCGTCTTCCTTTTGCTCTATCTCTTCAATTTCCCTGTAATACTTTCCGTAGAACAAATTTCTTGAAATAGGTAGGTTCCTGGTCTACATCCCGGAAAAAAAATTCCTGGTtgtatgtagttttgtatgctgtatgataaaaaaatttaaaaaaatgttgccaaacaaatttaaaaataattggtGGACTACCCTTAACATTTATGGGACCGTACCCAGATATATTTTGACCGGACTTACCGGACAGCTAAACTATTCCTCACTTTAAAGTCAACTTCAACGATTTACGTTTTTCATGTGCCCTGTAAAATAAAGCTTGCATTTGATTTAGATTTGGCAACGTCACATTAAAACTGTAATACGTTTACATTTAAAGTGTACTACCTTTTTGCTGCATACTTTTAAGCTTGACATGATATGTTTCTATTTAAACCCAAGTAAAGACTATATTGCTGTAGCTGAACCTGATAACTAGCCGCCACTTTTTGCTGCTATGAACACGCAAAGTGCGGCGGTTCGAATAAATCTGGCACATGTTTTTTATTACgtttttttatttacgtttaaaCCTAAGAATAAATTTCAAAGGGCAGATGAGCGGCCGAAAAATTTTCCGGCcggtaatttaaaaaaagaacTTGAGCAAACGAAAATTCACTTATAGGCAAGATAAAATTAGCGCTAAAATGAAAGGCTAGATGAGAAAACTGCACTTAAGCtaacatcaacagcttccatttgatacccatattttacaaacacagCCAAGGGTTgcctgggtccatgttttggtctatatctcgagactctagtcacctagcggtataaaaaatactctgtacttaagcacacataaacagcttttgatacccataatgtagaaACACATCCTATTGTTaccgtgatccacgttttggcatatatctcgagaccctagtcaccaattggTATCAAAATttccctactaaagcactcatcaacagctttaatttgatgtccatattgtataaacatgttTCAGGTGtaaccaggtccacgttttggcctatatctcgagatcccaATCagccaggtgtatgaaaattaccctctactaaagcactcatcaacagctttcatttgttatccatattgtataaacacattcttggggtccccgggtccacgttttggcctatatctcgagaccctagtcacaaataaatatgaaaactaccctgtactaaagcactcatcaacaactttcatttgatatccatatcgtataaacactgtctaggggtacactgacccacgtttggcctatatctggagagcCTAGACACCcacgggtatgaaaattaccctctacttaaGCGCTCAtagacagctttcatttgttatccatattgtataaacacattcttggggtacccgggtccacgttttggcctatatctcaagacccagGGTAACGAAGAATACCCCGTATGAAAGTACTCATAAGCAGCttccatatgatacccatattattcaaacacatcccaggattacccaggtccatattttgatctcaagaccctagccactaACCgcttagcgaaaaaaaggtagacgttggccgattttcagacctacccaatatgctcacaaaatttcatgagaatcggtttagtcgtttcggaggagttatgcCTTTAACGCCGTGatacaagaattttatatattagataggGTTGTAGTTAAAAATAACATTTGATTTGCATTCACTTCAATCTACCTTGAAtaataaagaaattttattgcatttagtTTCGACCTAACCTTAGGTAACATTTATACCCTTATTCATTAATATTAATTTAAGTCAAAAAGAGCCCTATCATTGTTAAtgttaaaaattaatttatatacTCCAATTAAAGAAGTAAGATGATCAAGCAAAAGCTGCTAACTTTTATCTTTTAATGGTTTAATTCCATTTATACTTCTATAATTTATatagtttaataaaaacattacattttcattgtaaaattaaaaaaaaaaaatttatatatttactattattactataatttattcactatatatatatatataaatagagtGAGGctcctattatgagacaaattcgatcttcgactggggtcgaaagagctgatcgaacgaattttcattcggtataaTGATGCGCGAGTTACGATCGTAAGAAAGGTTAACCACTGTTTTAGATGTTTTTATTTTAAAGCCAATCTTCAGACTAAATTACATGTACTGACTCATATTGTTAGAAAGCTTAAAAagtaaagtatatttaaaaagaGAATCATATAGGGAGTTCACAATATGTACTATTCATTGTATTCCTTTAATCATGCTATTGCATTAGCACAGTTGTAAAactgttgtttttgtttcacATGCACAAATATTCCTATTTCAATACAACCTTGGAAGGTATGTTTAGTGTGCTATTTGTGTATGCTGTACGATCAGCTGATTTTGTTTACCATCATTTTTACAATTTGTGCAAGACCGAAATCAAAAGTTACTACTAGTATTAATTAATAAAACAGAAGAATGGAATTAGAGCAAAATAATAAAgtaagtaatatttttttaaatgcaaactcatttggctttttaaaaacttttttgattccAGGTCAAAAGCAAGCGCATTCGCTGCAACCCAACTCGGAGATATACGGTGGCAGATGAGAAGTATCTGATTGAGTTTTTACTGGAAAATCGGCTACTtgaggtttgtttttgtttgcacagaagtaaaataaaattatgtggaaatatacatatatacatacgtgcaTACGTTTATTTTGCAGAAGCCGTCCGCTCAAGTTTACTATAAGCGGTTTTGCGAGGAGAAGAATGTCACAATGGAGTGGAAGCTGGTGCGTGCAAAAGTGCGAAACATGAGGTCGGGCTACAATAAAGCCAAAGCATGGGAGGGATCGACGGGAGCAGGGAGCATGACCGGCGATACCATTAAAGGTATATAGGttcttaaaatatttctttaccgATGAATTTCAATAGCCAACATTTTTTCCAAGGAACTTTGCTAAAAATGTGCACATTTTTTTACGAGCTGGATGACATTTTTGGAAGCCGGATTTGCGAGTCTTCCGTAATCGATGACACAATGGCAAATTTAAATGAAGAGGGCCAAATAATCGAAGTGACTGAAGAGTGCCAAATAATTGGAACCGAATCGCAAAGGCCGGTACAGATTACGGAAAGCTATCATATTCCGGTATGCTCTTCTAAGATGACACCAACCACGAGCTCCCAGAGTCCAGAGCAGGCATGAGCTGTAAAGGTATATACAGCCGGACAGCAGCTTCCGACATTATGAAGGTGCAAGCTGAAGCAATGGCATTCAAGAAGCAGAAATTGGAGGCAGAAACTATAGTAAGAGAGAAGGAGTTGGTCGTAAGGGAAAATGAATTTACCCTTAAGCAAAAGGAGTTTGAGCTAAAGGAAAGGCAGGCACGaaatgaagaaaattttaaagaaaagcaaCTCCAAAGCcaagaaaaattgaaaattcttgAACTTGAAATGCAAGAGCGTTTGGCTATGGAGGAATTGAAACTAAAGTTTAAATGAAAAACTTCATTAAATAATGTCCTCATATacgtatgaaaatattttttaactctttttattaataaaaacacaCAACTGATTGAAAATTATAAGTTATTCAAAACCTTTTTTCAGtgctacacaattttttttaaaactttttgatgtcaatttgttagtgtacaTTTTAATATCATaacgaagtgccttggcttcatatggaagtgatttttctttgcacttttagaaattcaggcacttttatatgaatgtgagggcatatgggagtgctatgaaattttttttaaattcagggtgtgaatttgtatctgtgcctattcttcagggtaaaaaaaaaacaaaaatgctacAAGTGGATATGGGTTGAAAGCTCtgctataaataaaaatatttggagTAACCATATTTTATTGACATGATGGAGGAGTTTGATAGTAGCATTAATTACTGGGTTGAATATGAATAAAGTTTAATAAACTATCCCTGAGGTTCGTTAACGGTAATAAGTTGGCAGTTGGCTCTAAACTACTTGCTTCATCCTCATTGTTGAAGCTTATGAAAATGTTGTTCAAAATACAGCATACCATTATCCAATCATTGCAATCTCAtttgttttgtattgtatgcaatCTGAACTTGAGTTCTTTCAGGCTaggaaatttttctttcaaatccCCGAAGCAATTTTCAATTCGCACGCGATATTTTGAGAAGTACTTGTTAAATTTTTCTCGCTCCTCTCTAGTGTATTCTGTACTATTTTGGCGGAATGGGGTCAGTAGATATGATTTCAGTGGACATGCACTATCACCAGCAATCCATTGCGATGTCGACAAAAACCTATGTGGGTGTTTTGAGAGCAAGGAGTCCGAAAACATTTTTGCATCGTGGACACTACCCGGGTAACCGGGTAAAGTGTAGCTTGCCTTATGCGTAAGCGATAATCACAAGTTACTTGAATTTTGATGGAGTACTGGCGTTTACGGGAAAAGAAGATCCCATGATGCCTTACGGGTGCTTCGGCCAATTTAATTTCGGAGCCGTCAATATATCCAACACATCCAGGCATTTCTTTTCTGT
This genomic interval carries:
- the LOC137234500 gene encoding uncharacterized protein; amino-acid sequence: MELEQNNKVKSKRIRCNPTRRYTVADEKYLIEFLLENRLLEKPSAQVYYKRFCEEKNVTMEWKLVRAKVRNMRSGYNKAKAWEGSTGAGSMTGDTIKGTLLKMCTFFYELDDIFGSRICESSVIDDTMANLNEEGQIIELPESRAGMSCKGIYSRTAASDIMKVQAEAMAFKKQKLEAETIVREKELVVRENEFTLKQKEFELKERQARNEENFKEKQLQSQEKLKILELEMQERLAMEELKLKFK